In Micromonospora purpureochromogenes, a single window of DNA contains:
- a CDS encoding SCO6880 family protein, with protein MSIDQAQVRTYGGWRRARGMGLFGLGPMQTFVVLAAITVLIISGSMGLRALAISAGPCTLLVALLVLRWDGVPVSAGIAQRVRWLVGTSRGYTSYRSGVMVAGQHAWQLPGVLAPTTLLTVDDQSGGGYAVVYNKRLGTMTVTLRCAATSTWLADPEASAAWVANWGGWLANLGYLPIVDHVAVTVDTAPDPGSRLADHVSRRIVPHGPASARRVLQRLVEVSPAAAADVETRVSVTFKPGASPSKPKNLDEALEEISRTLPGLQDSLGSCGLTVLGRATAENISAIVRTAFDPASRGDVARLTATPGLDLSRWVDWDTAGPVMAEEHLDRYVHDSGTSVSWAWHEAPRQHVHADVLARLLAPGPYPKRVSLLYRPFPAGEAARIVESEVNAAAFRAAYNRAQKRDESARDHADRERALQTAREEATGSGVGLMSLFVTTTVVSAEDLGRAIADVESRADVAKIRLRQLRASQAAGFATTLPCGVCPPQLARHWPR; from the coding sequence GTGAGCATTGACCAGGCGCAGGTGCGCACCTACGGGGGTTGGCGGCGGGCGCGGGGCATGGGCCTGTTCGGCCTCGGACCGATGCAGACCTTCGTCGTCCTCGCGGCGATCACCGTGCTGATCATCTCGGGGTCGATGGGGCTGCGGGCGCTGGCCATCTCCGCCGGACCGTGCACGCTGCTCGTGGCGCTGCTGGTGCTGCGGTGGGACGGGGTGCCGGTATCGGCCGGGATCGCGCAGCGGGTGCGGTGGTTGGTCGGCACCAGCCGCGGCTACACCTCGTACCGCTCCGGGGTGATGGTCGCCGGCCAGCACGCCTGGCAGCTGCCGGGCGTGCTGGCGCCCACCACCCTGCTGACGGTCGACGATCAGAGCGGTGGCGGGTACGCGGTGGTCTACAACAAGCGGTTGGGAACCATGACGGTGACGCTGCGCTGCGCGGCCACCTCGACCTGGCTGGCCGACCCCGAGGCCAGCGCGGCGTGGGTGGCCAACTGGGGCGGATGGCTGGCGAACCTGGGCTACCTGCCGATCGTCGACCACGTCGCGGTCACCGTGGACACCGCGCCGGATCCGGGCTCCCGACTCGCCGACCATGTCAGCCGGCGGATCGTGCCCCACGGGCCTGCGTCGGCTCGACGGGTGCTGCAACGGCTGGTGGAGGTGTCCCCGGCAGCCGCCGCCGACGTGGAGACCCGGGTGTCGGTGACCTTCAAGCCCGGCGCCTCCCCCAGCAAGCCCAAGAACCTCGACGAGGCGCTGGAAGAGATCAGCCGAACCCTGCCCGGCCTGCAGGACTCCCTGGGCAGCTGCGGCCTGACCGTCCTCGGCCGGGCCACCGCGGAGAACATCTCGGCCATCGTGCGTACGGCCTTCGACCCGGCCAGCCGGGGCGACGTGGCCCGGCTGACCGCGACCCCCGGGCTTGACCTGAGTCGGTGGGTGGACTGGGACACCGCCGGGCCGGTGATGGCCGAGGAGCACCTCGACCGGTACGTGCACGACTCCGGCACGTCGGTGTCGTGGGCGTGGCACGAGGCGCCGCGCCAGCACGTGCATGCCGACGTCCTCGCTCGCCTGCTCGCCCCGGGTCCGTACCCGAAGCGGGTGTCGCTGCTGTACCGGCCTTTCCCTGCTGGAGAGGCGGCGCGGATCGTCGAGAGTGAGGTCAACGCCGCGGCGTTCCGGGCGGCGTACAACCGGGCGCAAAAACGCGACGAGTCCGCCCGGGACCACGCCGACCGGGAACGGGCCCTGCAGACCGCGCGGGAAGAGGCGACCGGCTCCGGGGTGGGCCTGATGTCGCTGTTCGTCACCACCACCGTCGTCTCCGCCGAGGACCTGGGCCGGGCCATCGCCGACGTCGAGTCCCGCGCCGACGTGGCCAAGATTCGGCTACGGCAGCTACGCGCCAGCCAGGCCGCCGGCTTCGCCACCACCCTGCCCTGCGGCGTCTGCCCGCCGCAGCTGGCCCGCCACTGGCCCCGCTGA
- a CDS encoding TraM recognition domain-containing protein, whose product MNTRPVEPRGSAGGPLTPFVMLGLVWAVIALMWLSWLAGRIAATVTRHPATGPGFGSAYLEHLLHTDWAALWPGISPTAVGVAYAVLLLVLVGLGTLAAVWWQERKPDAEDPLPSLAGPAEVRAMTLPAMAAKARRLRRVLADVPVKEISAESAGVVLGAHRRRRGSGPRVYSSWEDVVLAVMAPRAGKTTALAVQSILNAPGAALATSNKPDLWATTAAARAEHGTVWVFDPQSIAHVPQGWWWNPLAAVEDVEDAHRLANHFVQQVRNSQGSDDFWIQGALDLLTSLILAAAIEGRTLTSVQAWLSDSTSREPATILKSHGFGASARAMSGRQAGAPETREGLYETARTAAACLANPTIMSWVTPPDLPLPALDIEALVESADTLYLLSKDGAGAAAPLVAGLTDQVLRAAVTVAEAHGGRLDPPLVACLDEAANICKIADLPELYSHFGSRGIIPLTILQSYRQGTRVWGEQGMDALWSAATIKLVGAGIDDARFAEDLSRLVGEHDVTVASRTRDGQGRTSYQTSVRRQRILDPAQIRALPKGSALLFATGVKVAMLNLLPWYDEPSAERLTAAVAASTAEMTRRAQRTRAARRDRMAQRSWRGRAGQS is encoded by the coding sequence ATGAACACGAGGCCCGTCGAGCCGCGCGGCAGCGCCGGCGGACCGCTCACCCCGTTCGTGATGCTCGGGCTGGTGTGGGCGGTGATCGCCCTGATGTGGCTGTCCTGGCTAGCCGGACGAATCGCCGCCACTGTGACCAGGCATCCCGCCACTGGACCCGGCTTCGGGTCCGCGTACCTGGAACACCTGCTGCATACCGACTGGGCCGCGCTGTGGCCCGGGATCTCCCCCACCGCGGTGGGCGTCGCCTACGCCGTGCTGCTTCTGGTCCTGGTCGGCCTGGGCACCCTCGCGGCGGTGTGGTGGCAGGAGCGCAAACCCGACGCCGAGGACCCGCTGCCGTCGCTGGCCGGCCCGGCCGAGGTACGGGCGATGACGCTGCCCGCCATGGCCGCTAAGGCCCGACGCCTGCGCCGGGTCCTGGCAGACGTGCCGGTGAAGGAGATCTCGGCCGAGTCGGCCGGCGTCGTCCTCGGCGCGCACCGGCGGCGGCGTGGCTCGGGTCCCCGCGTCTACTCCTCCTGGGAGGACGTCGTACTGGCGGTGATGGCGCCCCGCGCAGGCAAGACAACCGCGCTGGCGGTGCAGTCGATTCTCAATGCACCGGGGGCGGCCCTCGCAACCAGCAACAAGCCCGACCTGTGGGCCACCACGGCGGCCGCCCGGGCGGAGCACGGCACCGTGTGGGTGTTCGACCCGCAGTCCATCGCCCACGTGCCGCAAGGCTGGTGGTGGAACCCACTGGCCGCCGTGGAGGACGTCGAGGACGCCCACCGGTTGGCCAACCACTTCGTCCAGCAGGTCCGCAACTCCCAGGGCAGCGACGACTTCTGGATCCAGGGCGCGCTGGACCTGCTCACCTCCCTGATCCTCGCTGCGGCGATCGAGGGCCGCACGCTCACCTCAGTGCAGGCGTGGCTGTCGGACTCCACCTCCCGCGAGCCGGCCACGATCCTCAAGAGCCACGGCTTCGGAGCCTCCGCCCGAGCCATGTCCGGCCGCCAGGCCGGCGCACCGGAAACCCGCGAAGGGCTCTACGAGACCGCCCGCACCGCCGCGGCGTGCTTGGCCAACCCGACCATCATGTCCTGGGTTACCCCACCGGACCTACCGTTGCCGGCGCTGGATATCGAGGCGTTAGTCGAGAGCGCCGACACGCTGTACCTGCTGTCCAAGGACGGCGCGGGTGCGGCCGCACCGCTCGTCGCCGGCCTGACCGACCAGGTGCTCCGCGCAGCGGTCACCGTCGCCGAAGCGCACGGCGGCCGGCTCGACCCGCCGCTGGTCGCCTGCCTGGACGAAGCCGCGAACATCTGCAAGATCGCGGACCTACCGGAGCTTTACAGCCACTTCGGCAGCCGGGGCATCATCCCGCTGACCATCCTGCAGTCCTACCGGCAAGGCACCAGGGTCTGGGGCGAGCAGGGCATGGACGCGCTCTGGTCCGCCGCCACGATCAAGCTGGTCGGCGCGGGCATCGACGACGCCCGGTTCGCCGAAGACCTGTCCCGGCTCGTCGGCGAACACGACGTCACCGTCGCCTCGCGCACCCGTGACGGTCAGGGCCGTACGTCGTACCAGACATCGGTACGCCGGCAGCGGATCCTCGACCCCGCGCAGATCCGGGCGCTGCCGAAGGGCTCGGCGCTGTTGTTCGCCACCGGCGTCAAGGTGGCCATGCTCAACCTGCTCCCCTGGTACGACGAGCCCAGCGCCGAGCGGCTGACCGCCGCGGTCGCCGCCTCCACCGCTGAGATGACCCGTCGGGCGCAACGCACCCGCGCCGCGCGTCGGGACCGCATGGCGCAGCGCTCCTGGCGGGGACGGGCGGGCCAAAGCTAG
- a CDS encoding pyridoxamine 5'-phosphate oxidase family protein: MLHPKTLRLVRAGSYAALATVTPEGALSCHMMWVGCDDDFLYVNTEVERYKFGNMQVGDPVALMIFESSRSWVEVRGTVVGHIYGDAALAQLDELSMIYNHRPYGKRIDSPRVICRIRPDREFVYLPSTSRASDESATGSAAS; the protein is encoded by the coding sequence ATGCTGCACCCCAAGACGCTTCGGCTCGTTCGTGCGGGCAGCTACGCCGCCTTGGCCACGGTCACCCCAGAAGGCGCGCTCTCATGTCACATGATGTGGGTTGGCTGCGACGACGATTTTCTCTACGTAAACACTGAGGTGGAACGGTACAAGTTCGGGAACATGCAGGTGGGTGACCCAGTAGCGCTGATGATATTCGAGTCGTCGCGGTCCTGGGTCGAGGTACGCGGGACAGTCGTTGGCCATATCTACGGCGATGCAGCGCTTGCCCAGCTTGACGAGCTTTCGATGATCTACAACCACCGGCCGTATGGGAAGCGTATCGACAGCCCTCGGGTGATTTGCCGCATCCGTCCGGACCGCGAATTCGTGTATCTCCCGTCGACTTCCCGAGCCAGCGATGAATCGGCTACTGGATCGGCAGCATCCTGA
- a CDS encoding C40 family peptidase, with protein sequence MSRRSLILAGGLATVLLAPLTLVVFVTLSVLGASPATACTISPPSASPGATASPRDWPTQGSWTSEQVGNAATIVAVGAEMHVPRYGWEFAVATAMQESTLRNLGHLGADNDHDSLGLFQQRPSQGWGTPEQILDPRYAARKFYEHLVEVDGWQTMPLTQAAQAVQRSAFPDAYAKWQPEAEQLVAVISDGLDIVCTSDGGDGLPPLDDEGLPEGFVLPTDPQLRAVLSFALAQRGKPYVWGAEGPDSYDCSGLMMAAWAEGGVQIPRVTADQVHTGVAVPSLAAMRPGDLIFIPGSDGTMSRPRHVGMYIGTDRSGRQYLVQAPKTGDIVKVVAVSNWSRQVAAIRRPLPP encoded by the coding sequence ATGAGCCGCCGGTCGCTGATCCTCGCCGGCGGGCTCGCCACCGTTCTCCTGGCACCGCTGACCCTGGTCGTATTCGTCACCCTGTCGGTACTCGGGGCGAGCCCTGCCACGGCCTGCACCATCAGTCCGCCCAGCGCCTCGCCCGGCGCGACAGCCTCGCCACGGGACTGGCCCACCCAGGGCTCCTGGACCTCCGAGCAGGTTGGCAACGCTGCCACCATCGTCGCCGTCGGCGCCGAGATGCACGTGCCGCGCTACGGCTGGGAGTTCGCCGTCGCCACCGCGATGCAGGAGTCCACCCTGCGCAACCTCGGCCACCTCGGCGCGGACAACGACCACGATTCGCTTGGCCTGTTTCAGCAGCGCCCCAGCCAGGGCTGGGGCACCCCCGAGCAGATCCTCGACCCCCGATACGCCGCCCGAAAGTTCTACGAGCACCTGGTCGAGGTCGACGGCTGGCAGACCATGCCGCTCACCCAGGCCGCGCAGGCAGTGCAGCGTTCGGCGTTCCCTGACGCGTACGCGAAGTGGCAGCCCGAGGCTGAGCAGCTGGTTGCGGTGATCAGCGACGGGCTGGACATCGTCTGTACCAGCGACGGCGGCGACGGGCTGCCGCCCCTGGACGACGAGGGCCTCCCCGAAGGCTTCGTACTGCCCACGGACCCGCAGCTTCGGGCCGTGCTCTCCTTCGCGCTGGCTCAGCGAGGCAAGCCCTACGTCTGGGGCGCCGAAGGACCCGACAGCTACGACTGCTCCGGCCTGATGATGGCCGCTTGGGCCGAAGGCGGCGTGCAGATTCCCCGGGTCACCGCCGACCAGGTGCACACCGGCGTCGCCGTTCCCTCTCTGGCGGCGATGCGACCCGGCGACCTGATCTTCATCCCCGGCTCCGACGGCACGATGTCCCGGCCGCGCCACGTCGGCATGTACATTGGCACCGACCGGAGCGGCCGACAGTACCTCGTTCAAGCACCCAAGACCGGCGATATCGTGAAGGTCGTCGCCGTCAGCAACTGGAGCCGGCAGGTCGCTGCCATCCGCAGGCCGCTGCCGCCATGA